One genomic segment of Deinococcus depolymerans includes these proteins:
- the nirB gene encoding nitrite reductase large subunit NirB has product MTPPQAPSTPRVVVIGNGMVGHRLVEQLRQHADPDALHLTVISEESRLAYDRVHLSAHLDDPRPDLSLATEDGYREAGVTVVQGRADAVNLTERTVQVAGQTLAYDALVFATGSFPFVPPVPGRDATGCFVYRTLDDLDAIREAARGARSGAVIGGGLLGLEAAGALRRLGLETHVVEFAPHLMPAQLDAEGGAALRRTIEGMGIGVHLGRSTQQVSVDAQGRVTGLDFSDGSRLDADLVVFSAGIRPRDDLARAAGLSAGERGGIRIDDACRTSDPHTYAVGECALHDGRVYGLVAPGYQMAKVAAVNVLRDLGVLDASPAHFRGADLSTKLKLLGVEVGSFGDAKGVTPGARSVSLSDNVRGTYSKVVVSEDGRVLGGLLVGDTARYADLLDLTLSAVPLSVPPETLIVPPLPGGAVMTSSDALLCSCENVRESALCAAIAEGARDVASLKKCTGAGTGCGGCVPSLHGLLQTELRRLGMAVTNHLCEHYPYSRQELFDLIRVRGHATWDEVLAAHGSGLGCEICKPAVGSILASLHGELVVAPQHAPLQDTNDAFLANIQKNGTYSVMPRVPGGEITADGLIAIGAVAKRFGLYCKITGGQRIDLLGAHRDDLPAIWEELIAAGFESGHAYGKSLRTVKSCVGSTWCRYGVQDSTSLAVRLELRYRGLRSPHKLKSGVSGCTRECAEARSKDFGIIATEKGWNVYVGGNGGVTPKHAVLLASDLSEDGVVTLLDRYLMFYVRTADRLQRTSTWLENLDGGLDYLRSVIIDDHLGLCAELEAEMARHIGTYRDEWAAAVNDPAIRARFRTFVNTDARDDGVQWVDERGQIRPADAPHLSPLPVLGGD; this is encoded by the coding sequence ATGACCCCACCCCAGGCTCCCAGCACCCCGCGCGTCGTCGTCATCGGTAACGGCATGGTCGGTCACCGCCTGGTCGAGCAACTGCGCCAGCACGCCGACCCCGACGCCCTGCACCTGACCGTGATCAGCGAGGAGAGCCGCCTCGCCTACGACCGCGTGCACCTGTCCGCGCATCTCGACGACCCCCGCCCCGACCTGTCCCTGGCGACAGAGGACGGGTACCGCGAGGCGGGCGTGACCGTCGTGCAGGGCCGCGCCGACGCCGTGAACCTGACCGAGAGGACCGTGCAGGTCGCCGGGCAGACGCTCGCGTACGACGCGCTGGTGTTTGCCACCGGTTCCTTTCCCTTCGTGCCGCCCGTGCCGGGCCGGGACGCCACCGGCTGCTTCGTGTACCGCACGCTGGACGACCTCGACGCCATCCGCGAGGCCGCCCGTGGGGCGCGCAGCGGCGCCGTGATCGGCGGCGGCCTGCTGGGCCTGGAGGCCGCCGGGGCGCTGCGCAGGCTGGGCCTGGAGACGCACGTCGTGGAGTTCGCGCCGCACCTGATGCCCGCCCAGCTCGACGCCGAGGGCGGCGCGGCCCTGCGCCGCACCATTGAGGGCATGGGCATCGGCGTGCACCTTGGCAGGAGCACGCAGCAGGTCAGCGTGGACGCACAGGGGCGCGTGACCGGCCTGGACTTCTCGGACGGAAGTCGTCTGGACGCGGACCTCGTGGTGTTCAGCGCCGGCATCCGCCCCCGCGACGATCTGGCCCGCGCCGCCGGGCTGAGTGCCGGCGAGCGCGGCGGCATCCGGATCGACGACGCGTGCCGCACGAGCGACCCGCACACGTACGCGGTCGGCGAGTGCGCCCTGCATGACGGGCGCGTGTACGGTCTGGTCGCGCCCGGCTACCAGATGGCGAAGGTGGCGGCCGTGAACGTCCTGCGTGACCTGGGCGTGCTGGACGCCTCGCCCGCGCACTTCCGCGGCGCGGACCTGAGCACCAAGCTGAAGCTGCTGGGCGTGGAGGTCGGGTCCTTCGGTGACGCGAAGGGTGTGACGCCCGGCGCGCGCAGCGTGTCCCTGAGCGACAACGTGCGCGGCACGTACAGCAAGGTCGTCGTGTCGGAGGACGGGCGCGTGCTGGGCGGCCTGCTGGTGGGCGACACCGCCCGCTACGCGGACCTGCTGGACCTGACCCTGTCCGCCGTGCCCCTGAGCGTCCCGCCCGAGACGCTGATCGTGCCCCCCCTCCCCGGCGGCGCGGTAATGACGTCATCCGACGCGCTGCTGTGCTCCTGCGAGAACGTCCGCGAGAGCGCCCTGTGCGCCGCCATAGCTGAGGGCGCGCGGGACGTCGCCAGTCTGAAGAAGTGCACCGGCGCGGGCACAGGCTGCGGCGGGTGCGTGCCCAGCCTGCACGGCCTGCTGCAGACCGAACTGCGCCGCCTGGGCATGGCGGTCACCAACCACCTGTGCGAGCACTACCCGTACTCCCGGCAGGAACTGTTCGACCTGATCCGCGTCCGTGGGCACGCCACCTGGGACGAGGTGCTCGCCGCGCACGGCTCGGGCCTGGGCTGCGAGATCTGCAAGCCCGCGGTGGGCAGCATCCTGGCCTCGCTGCATGGCGAACTGGTCGTCGCGCCGCAGCACGCGCCGCTGCAGGACACGAACGACGCGTTCCTGGCGAACATCCAGAAGAACGGCACGTACTCGGTCATGCCGCGCGTGCCGGGCGGCGAGATCACCGCCGACGGATTGATCGCCATCGGCGCGGTCGCCAAACGCTTCGGGCTGTACTGCAAGATCACCGGCGGGCAGCGCATCGACCTGCTCGGCGCGCACCGGGACGACCTTCCCGCCATCTGGGAGGAACTGATCGCCGCCGGGTTCGAGAGCGGGCACGCGTACGGCAAGAGCCTGCGCACCGTCAAGAGCTGCGTGGGGAGCACGTGGTGCCGCTACGGCGTGCAGGACTCCACCAGCCTCGCCGTGCGCCTGGAACTGCGCTACCGCGGCCTGCGCAGCCCCCACAAACTCAAGAGCGGCGTGTCCGGCTGCACCCGCGAGTGCGCCGAGGCCCGCAGCAAGGACTTCGGGATCATCGCCACCGAGAAGGGCTGGAACGTGTACGTCGGCGGGAACGGCGGCGTCACACCCAAGCACGCCGTGCTGCTCGCCAGTGACCTGAGCGAGGACGGGGTGGTCACCCTCCTCGACCGCTACCTGATGTTCTACGTGCGCACCGCCGACCGCCTGCAACGCACCTCGACGTGGCTGGAGAACCTGGACGGCGGCCTGGACTACCTGCGGAGCGTGATCATCGACGACCACCTGGGCCTCTGCGCCGAGCTGGAAGCCGAGATGGCCCGCCACATCGGCACGTACCGGGACGAGTGGGCGGCCGCCGTGAACGACCCCGCGATCCGCGCCCGCTTCCGCACCTTCGTGAACACGGACGCCCGCGACGACGGCGTGCAGTGGGTCGACGAACGCGGCCAGATCCGCCCGGCCGACGCGCCCCACCTCTCCCCGCTGCCGGTGCTCGGCGGGGACTGA
- the nirD gene encoding nitrite reductase small subunit NirD: MTLTAPSTHPPIPWTRVCALDDILPGTGVCALIHGQQVAVFRVGGRVYATGNRDPYTGANVLSRGLTGSYTLNGETRVKVASPLLKHAFDLQSGLSLDDPRVSVPVYATRFDGGDVWTGSPA, encoded by the coding sequence ATGACCCTCACTGCCCCATCCACCCACCCCCCGATTCCCTGGACGCGCGTGTGCGCGCTGGACGACATCCTGCCCGGCACCGGCGTGTGCGCCCTGATTCATGGCCAGCAGGTCGCGGTGTTCCGCGTCGGCGGGCGCGTGTACGCCACCGGCAACCGCGACCCGTACACCGGCGCGAACGTCCTCTCGCGCGGCCTGACCGGCAGTTACACCCTGAACGGCGAGACGCGCGTGAAGGTCGCCTCTCCCCTGCTCAAGCACGCCTTCGACCTGCAGAGCGGCCTGAGCCTCGACGATCCCCGCGTGAGCGTCCCCGTGTACGCCACCCGCTTTGACGGAGGTGACGTATGGACTGGTTCGCCGGCCTGA
- a CDS encoding uroporphyrinogen-III synthase: protein MDWFAGLNVLSLESRRSEEMETLIRKYGGAPQVAPSMREMKLDLSAPLARFERDLLAGDIHAVACLTGVGTRLFLKELAARDPQHLETLRGVPFVSRGSKPAQALRTFGLSSTQVPRPSTWHEVQEHLIATLERGQHAVILEYGEAIPGAMLRELGYAGIRVTSVPVYRCAFPQDPGPLARAVRDVVLGGPDILLLSSGTQILHFLKYAEKLNLLEEARAGLNRMVIVSIGPACSEAAADLGLRIDLEANPHKMGILVRSAAEHGPAILAARLGRAG from the coding sequence ATGGACTGGTTCGCCGGCCTGAATGTCCTGAGTCTGGAATCCCGCCGCAGCGAGGAGATGGAGACCCTGATCCGCAAGTACGGCGGCGCGCCCCAGGTCGCCCCCAGCATGCGCGAGATGAAACTCGACCTGAGTGCGCCCCTCGCCCGGTTCGAGCGGGACCTGCTGGCAGGCGACATCCACGCCGTCGCGTGCCTGACCGGCGTGGGCACCCGCCTGTTCCTGAAGGAACTCGCCGCCCGTGACCCGCAGCACCTCGAGACCCTGCGCGGCGTGCCGTTCGTGTCGCGCGGCAGCAAACCCGCGCAGGCGCTCAGGACCTTCGGCCTGAGCAGCACCCAGGTGCCCAGACCCAGCACCTGGCACGAGGTGCAGGAGCACCTGATCGCCACGCTGGAACGCGGGCAGCACGCCGTGATCCTCGAGTACGGCGAGGCCATCCCCGGCGCCATGCTGCGCGAACTCGGCTACGCCGGCATCCGCGTGACGAGCGTGCCGGTGTACCGCTGCGCGTTCCCGCAGGACCCCGGCCCGCTGGCCCGCGCGGTCCGCGACGTGGTCCTGGGCGGCCCGGACATCCTGCTGCTGTCGAGCGGCACGCAGATCCTGCACTTCCTGAAGTACGCCGAGAAACTGAACCTGCTGGAGGAGGCCCGCGCCGGCCTGAACCGCATGGTCATCGTGTCCATCGGCCCGGCGTGCAGCGAGGCCGCCGCCGACCTGGGCCTGCGCATCGACCTGGAGGCCAATCCGCACAAGATGGGGATCCTGGTCCGCTCGGCCGCCGAGCACGGCCCCGCGATCCTGGCGGCCCGCCTGGGCCGCGCGGGATAG
- a CDS encoding PAS domain S-box protein, translated as MPERETQLFVAMFKKSPIGMALVSPMGRFMTVNDTLCALLGYPSERLLSLTFQDITHPDDLDADLTLLRQLVDGDITQYEMRKRYRHASGQLIWAQLNVSMILSDDGSPAFFVSQIQRLPDADIPAPAQVTVHGP; from the coding sequence ATGCCTGAGCGTGAGACGCAGCTGTTCGTCGCCATGTTCAAGAAATCCCCCATCGGCATGGCGCTCGTCTCCCCGATGGGCCGTTTCATGACCGTGAACGACACGCTCTGCGCCCTGCTCGGGTATCCCAGCGAACGCCTGCTGAGCCTCACCTTCCAGGACATCACCCATCCGGACGACCTCGACGCCGACCTGACCCTGCTGCGGCAACTCGTGGACGGTGACATCACCCAGTACGAGATGCGCAAACGGTACCGGCACGCCAGCGGGCAACTCATCTGGGCGCAGCTGAACGTCTCCATGATCCTCAGCGACGACGGGTCACCCGCCTTCTTCGTCTCGCAGATCCAGCGCCTGCCGGACGCCGACATCCCCGCGCCCGCACAGGTCACGGTCCACGGCCCCTGA
- a CDS encoding metal ABC transporter substrate-binding protein: MKTLLLSAALLCVAGTLSACGPADPATRTTPQATPPGAAPTDRPRVLTTFTILADMARNVAGDRIEVVSITKPGAEIHGYQPTPSDLIRAQGADLILNNGLNLERWFTRFTQDSEAPTVTLTDGITPVNIAADAYAGKPNPHAWMSPKNALIYVENIRRALTDLDPAGADTFRANADAYAAQIREVDRQLSTQLGQLPPNRRALVTCEGAFSYLARDYGLKELYLWPVNAEEGQGTPRQIRAVIDGVRAQGVPAVFCESTVPDKGMRQVAAEAGARYAGALHVDSLSDEVPTYLDLLRRDASTILAGLTGERP; this comes from the coding sequence ATGAAGACGCTGCTGCTCTCCGCCGCTCTGCTGTGCGTGGCCGGCACCCTGTCCGCCTGCGGGCCAGCCGACCCGGCCACCCGGACCACCCCACAGGCCACCCCGCCCGGCGCGGCCCCCACCGACCGACCGCGCGTCCTGACCACCTTCACCATCCTGGCCGACATGGCCCGCAACGTCGCCGGCGACCGCATCGAGGTCGTGTCCATCACGAAACCCGGCGCGGAGATCCACGGCTACCAGCCCACGCCCAGCGACCTGATCCGCGCGCAGGGCGCCGACCTGATCCTGAACAACGGCCTGAACCTCGAACGCTGGTTCACCCGCTTCACGCAGGACAGCGAGGCCCCCACCGTCACCCTCACCGACGGCATCACGCCCGTGAACATCGCCGCCGACGCCTACGCCGGCAAACCCAACCCCCACGCCTGGATGTCCCCGAAAAACGCCCTGATCTACGTCGAGAACATCCGCCGGGCGCTGACCGACCTCGACCCGGCCGGGGCCGACACCTTCCGCGCCAACGCCGACGCCTACGCCGCGCAGATCCGCGAGGTCGACCGGCAGCTCTCCACGCAGCTGGGCCAGCTACCCCCGAACCGCCGCGCGCTCGTCACCTGCGAGGGGGCCTTCAGTTACCTCGCCCGCGACTACGGCCTGAAGGAACTGTACCTGTGGCCCGTCAACGCCGAGGAAGGCCAGGGCACGCCCCGCCAGATCCGCGCCGTGATCGACGGCGTGCGCGCCCAGGGCGTCCCCGCCGTGTTCTGCGAGAGCACCGTCCCGGACAAGGGCATGCGGCAGGTCGCCGCCGAGGCCGGCGCCCGCTACGCCGGCGCGCTGCACGTGGACTCGCTGTCCGACGAGGTCCCCACCTACCTCGACCTGCTACGCCGGGACGCCAGCACCATCCTCGCCGGGCTCACGGGAGAGCGGCCGTGA
- a CDS encoding metal ABC transporter ATP-binding protein, translating to MSGPALDVQGVSVAYGGGRLALRSATLTLQPGRICGLVGMNGAGKSTLFKTIMGFLPPLRGQVQVFGQPVRQAQKAGVIAYVPQAEDVDWDFPVSVRDVVTMGRQGRMGLLRRPSATDREAVQAALARVSMTDFAERQIGELSGGQRKRAFLARALAQDARLLLLDEPFGGVDVGTSEAITGLLRDLAGSGRSVLVSTHDLGTLESFCDDVALIADRTVLTAGPTAQILTAGNLALTFGGRSPLHDPARIPARTPEVR from the coding sequence GTGAGCGGCCCCGCGCTGGACGTGCAGGGCGTGAGCGTCGCGTACGGCGGCGGCCGCCTCGCCCTGAGAAGCGCCACGCTGACCCTGCAACCCGGCCGGATCTGCGGCCTGGTCGGCATGAACGGCGCCGGCAAGAGCACGCTGTTCAAGACCATCATGGGCTTCCTGCCGCCGCTGCGCGGGCAGGTGCAGGTGTTCGGGCAGCCCGTCCGGCAGGCGCAGAAGGCCGGCGTGATCGCCTACGTCCCGCAGGCCGAGGACGTCGACTGGGACTTCCCGGTCAGCGTGCGCGACGTGGTCACCATGGGCCGCCAGGGCCGCATGGGCCTGCTGCGCCGCCCGTCCGCCACCGACCGCGAGGCCGTGCAGGCCGCCCTGGCCCGCGTGTCCATGACCGACTTCGCCGAACGGCAGATCGGGGAACTGTCCGGCGGGCAGCGCAAACGCGCCTTCCTGGCCCGCGCACTCGCGCAGGACGCCCGCCTGCTGCTGCTCGACGAACCCTTCGGCGGCGTGGACGTCGGCACCAGCGAGGCCATCACGGGCCTGCTGCGCGACCTCGCGGGCAGTGGCCGCAGCGTCCTGGTCAGCACCCACGACCTGGGCACCCTGGAGAGCTTCTGCGACGACGTGGCCCTGATCGCCGACCGCACCGTCCTGACCGCCGGCCCGACCGCGCAGATCCTCACCGCCGGGAACCTCGCCCTCACCTTCGGGGGCCGCTCGCCGCTGCACGACCCGGCCCGCATTCCCGCCCGCACCCCGGAGGTCCGCTGA
- a CDS encoding metal ABC transporter permease, producing the protein MDALLTPLLAPLGYDFMLRALLVSSLVGAVCAVLSCFITLKGWSLMGDAVSHAVLPGVVLAYLLNLPFVIGAFVFGLISVSAIGFIQSRSRVKEDTVIGVVFTALFSLGLVMISRVSSDVHLSHILFGDVLGISQDELWQTVVAGAVALGAILILRRDLLLYVFDATHARSIGLNTGFLYAALLVILALTIVSALQTVGVILVVAMLITPGATAYLLTDRFSRMMGLAVATGVLSSLLGTYVSYFLDGATGACIVLTQSVLFGLAFLFAPKHGQLARRRQQRLEREAELQG; encoded by the coding sequence ATGGACGCCCTGCTCACCCCCCTGCTGGCCCCGCTCGGGTACGACTTCATGCTGCGCGCCCTGCTGGTCTCCTCGCTGGTCGGCGCGGTCTGCGCGGTCCTGTCGTGCTTCATCACCCTCAAGGGCTGGTCGCTGATGGGCGACGCCGTATCGCACGCCGTGCTGCCCGGCGTGGTCCTGGCGTACCTGCTGAACCTGCCGTTCGTGATCGGCGCGTTCGTGTTCGGCCTGATCAGCGTCAGCGCCATCGGCTTCATCCAGTCCCGCTCGCGCGTCAAGGAGGACACCGTGATCGGCGTGGTCTTCACGGCCCTGTTCTCGCTGGGCCTCGTGATGATCTCGCGCGTGTCCAGCGACGTGCACCTGTCGCACATCCTGTTCGGGGACGTGCTGGGCATCAGCCAGGACGAACTGTGGCAGACCGTCGTCGCGGGCGCCGTCGCGCTGGGCGCCATCCTGATCCTGCGCCGCGACCTGCTGCTGTACGTGTTCGACGCCACGCACGCCCGCTCCATCGGCCTGAACACCGGCTTCCTGTACGCCGCGCTGCTGGTCATCCTGGCCCTGACCATCGTCAGCGCCCTCCAGACGGTCGGCGTGATCCTGGTCGTCGCCATGCTGATCACGCCCGGCGCGACCGCGTACCTGCTCACGGACCGCTTCAGCCGCATGATGGGGCTGGCCGTGGCGACCGGCGTGCTGTCCAGCCTGCTCGGCACGTACGTCAGTTACTTCCTGGACGGCGCGACCGGCGCGTGCATCGTCCTGACGCAGAGCGTGCTGTTCGGACTGGCGTTCCTGTTCGCCCCGAAACACGGCCAGCTGGCCCGCCGCCGCCAGCAACGCCTGGAACGCGAGGCGGAATTGCAGGGCTGA
- the guaD gene encoding guanine deaminase, with amino-acid sequence MTSPSTAPTLYRATYLHTPRNPFTHPDALDAQSDGGLLVQDGVIRAAGSFAEVRAAHPDAPVTDLRGGLLLPGFIDTHVHYPQVRVIGGLGLPLLDWLDQCALPEEARMADLAYARGVARDFIGGLIGAGTTTALVFGSHFAGAVDAFFEEATRTGLRAVTGLVVSDRLLREELHTTPQRAYDEGRALIERWHGTGRALYAVTPRFSLSASEGILDACAALMRDFPGVRFTSHINENTREIQTVRDLFPGARDYLDTYERAGLVGRHSVLAHNVHPTDRELGVMAAHRCTAAHCPCSNSALGSGFFPLRRHLDAGVHVSLGSDVGGGTGFSLLKEGLQAHFMQNLMPGGVPLSPAHLLYLATLAGAEALDLPHTGSFQPGRAFDAVHLNPAPGTPLDAVFRHASSPERALAAAFATGTPADVARVWIGGDTVLGG; translated from the coding sequence ATGACCTCCCCCTCCACCGCCCCCACCCTGTACCGCGCCACCTACCTGCACACGCCCCGTAACCCCTTCACGCACCCGGACGCGCTGGACGCCCAGTCGGACGGCGGCCTGCTCGTCCAGGACGGCGTGATCCGCGCCGCCGGCTCCTTCGCAGAGGTGCGCGCTGCCCACCCGGACGCGCCCGTCACCGACCTGCGCGGCGGCCTGCTGCTGCCGGGCTTCATCGACACGCACGTCCACTACCCGCAGGTGCGTGTGATCGGCGGGCTGGGCCTGCCGCTCCTCGACTGGCTCGACCAGTGCGCCCTGCCGGAGGAGGCCCGCATGGCCGACCTCGCCTACGCGCGCGGCGTGGCCCGCGACTTCATCGGCGGGCTGATCGGCGCCGGGACGACCACCGCGCTGGTGTTCGGCTCGCACTTCGCGGGCGCCGTGGACGCCTTCTTCGAGGAGGCCACCCGCACCGGCCTGCGCGCCGTGACCGGCCTGGTCGTCAGTGACCGCCTGCTGCGCGAAGAACTGCACACCACGCCCCAGCGCGCCTACGACGAGGGCCGCGCCCTGATCGAACGCTGGCACGGCACGGGCCGCGCCCTGTACGCCGTGACGCCCCGCTTCAGCCTGTCGGCCAGCGAGGGCATCCTGGACGCCTGCGCGGCCCTGATGAGGGACTTTCCCGGCGTGCGCTTCACCAGCCACATCAACGAGAACACCCGCGAGATCCAGACGGTCCGGGACCTGTTCCCCGGCGCCCGCGACTACCTCGACACCTACGAACGCGCCGGACTGGTCGGCCGCCACTCGGTCCTGGCGCACAACGTCCACCCGACCGACCGCGAACTGGGCGTCATGGCCGCGCACCGCTGCACGGCCGCGCACTGCCCGTGCAGCAACTCCGCGCTCGGCAGCGGCTTCTTCCCGCTGCGCCGCCACCTGGACGCCGGCGTGCACGTCTCGCTGGGCAGCGACGTGGGCGGCGGCACCGGCTTCAGCCTGCTCAAGGAGGGCCTGCAGGCGCACTTCATGCAGAACCTGATGCCCGGCGGCGTCCCCCTGAGCCCCGCGCACCTGCTGTACCTCGCCACGCTCGCCGGGGCCGAGGCGCTGGACCTGCCGCACACCGGGTCCTTCCAGCCGGGCCGCGCCTTCGACGCCGTGCACCTGAACCCCGCGCCCGGCACGCCCCTGGACGCCGTGTTCCGCCACGCCAGCAGCCCCGAGCGCGCCCTGGCCGCCGCCTTCGCCACCGGCACGCCCGCCGACGTCGCCCGCGTCTGGATCGGCGGGGACACCGTCCTGGGCGGCTGA
- the xdhC gene encoding xanthine dehydrogenase accessory protein XdhC, giving the protein MNWREALNALHARGEAGVLVTVAAARGHTPREAGAKMLVTAEHTWDSVGGGNLEATAVDRARALLATGATTPDLLTLRLTDRAANDHGRQCCGGEVTLLLEPMQAARAHVAVFGVGHVGLELARILSRLPLHLHLVDSRAAQLTPERLSVLSDAAATLHVHHSPIPEMTLHDLPAGTHLIVMTHDHAEDAALIDAALRRPDLGFVGLIGSSAKWTRFQTQLRDLGHPPAALARVTTPIGLPDLTRGPQRKHPAVIALAVAAQLLPLIQAAPVLPTLPAAPERTP; this is encoded by the coding sequence ATGAACTGGCGCGAGGCCCTGAACGCCCTGCACGCGCGGGGCGAGGCGGGCGTGCTCGTCACGGTCGCCGCCGCGCGCGGGCACACGCCCCGCGAGGCCGGCGCGAAGATGCTGGTCACTGCCGAACACACCTGGGACAGCGTGGGCGGCGGGAACCTCGAGGCGACCGCCGTGGACCGCGCCCGCGCCCTGCTGGCGACCGGCGCGACCACACCGGACCTGCTGACGCTGCGCCTGACCGACCGCGCCGCGAACGACCACGGCCGCCAGTGCTGCGGCGGCGAGGTCACCCTGCTGCTCGAACCCATGCAGGCGGCCCGCGCGCACGTCGCGGTGTTCGGCGTGGGGCACGTGGGCCTGGAACTCGCGCGGATCCTGTCGCGCCTGCCGCTGCACCTGCACCTCGTGGACTCGCGCGCCGCGCAGCTGACCCCGGAACGCCTGTCTGTCCTGTCGGACGCCGCCGCGACCCTGCACGTCCACCACTCCCCGATTCCCGAGATGACCCTGCACGACCTGCCCGCCGGCACGCACCTGATCGTCATGACGCACGATCACGCCGAGGACGCCGCCCTGATCGACGCCGCGCTGCGCCGACCGGACCTGGGCTTCGTGGGCCTGATCGGCTCGTCCGCCAAGTGGACCCGCTTCCAGACGCAACTGCGCGACCTGGGCCACCCGCCCGCCGCGCTGGCGCGCGTCACCACACCCATCGGCCTGCCGGACCTGACCCGGGGCCCGCAGCGCAAGCACCCGGCCGTGATCGCGCTGGCCGTCGCCGCTCAACTCCTCCCGCTCATTCAGGCCGCACCTGTCCTCCCGACGCTGCCCGCCGCCCCAGAAAGGACCCCATGA